A window of the Vigna angularis cultivar LongXiaoDou No.4 chromosome 3, ASM1680809v1, whole genome shotgun sequence genome harbors these coding sequences:
- the LOC108325061 gene encoding auxin-induced protein AUX28, whose product MEAGLMKEKMVFEETELRLGLGLGLPGNGGTATEAAAAAAEGVRKRGFSETQTETTTVDLKLNLSPKELSSADGTDPRNKPNTSPKEKTLLLPDPAKPPAKEQVVGWPPVRSFRKNMFAAQKNMGEESEKNSPNASFVKVSMDGAPYLRKVDLKMYKSYPELSDALGKMFSSFTIGNCESQGFKDFMNESKLMDLLNSSDCVPTYEDRDGDWMLVGDVPWEMFVESCKRLRIMKGKEAIGLAPRAMEKCKNRS is encoded by the exons ATGGAAGCTGGTCTCATGAAGGAGAAGATGGTGTTTGAGGAAACTGAACTCAGGCTGGGACTTGGACTTGGACTACCTGGAAATGGAGGCACAGCAACtgaagcagcagcagcagcagcagaagGAGTGAGGAAGAGAGGCTTCTCTGAAACTCAGACTGAAACAACCACCGTTGATTTGAAGCTTAACCTCTCACCAAAGGAACTTTCTTCTGCTGATGGAACAGATCCACGTAATAAGCCAAACACTTCGCCTAAGGAGAAAACCCTTTTGCTTCCCGATCCCGCCAAACCTCCTGCTAA GGAGCAAGTTGTGGGATGGCCACCAGTGAGGTCATTCAGGAAGAACATGTTTGCAGCACAAAAGAACATGGGAGAGGAAAGTGAGAAGAACAGCCCTAATGCAAGCTTTGTGAAAGTTAGCATGGATGGAGCACCTTATCTCCGGAAAGTGGACTTGAAGATGTACAAGAGTTACCCAGAACTCTCTGATGCCTTGGGAAAAATGTTTAGCTCCTTCACCATTG GGAATTGTGAATCCCAAGGCTTTAAGGATTTCATGAATGAGAGCAAGTTGATGGATCTTTTGAACAGCTCCGACTGTGTCCCAACCTATGAAGACAGGGATGGTGACTGGATGCTTGTCGGTGATGTTCCATGGGA GATGTTTGTTGAATCATGCAAGCGTTTACGTATCATGAAAGGGAAGGAAGCCATTGGACTGG CACCAAGAGCCATGGAGAAATGCAAGAACAGGAGCTAG